Proteins encoded in a region of the Prunus persica cultivar Lovell chromosome G4, Prunus_persica_NCBIv2, whole genome shotgun sequence genome:
- the LOC18780032 gene encoding pentatricopeptide repeat-containing protein At1g30610, chloroplastic, which yields MVGMIMTNAQLGVSNFQRNDIFVANCSSKPGPLSGFSLFRRPIFCVGLYEKNVKKNRGFGIKIPNRRTVISAVSKEGSDNRSVGGEILEKEFEFKPSFDQYLKVMGTVRLRSDRDKQDSSKEQNPKHNLRSRGVSRSLVSEGNEEHVKLGESEEHSNQEKASKAAKQNEALGNRNGIMGKSKRQGVKGFKDEYDSRQSNRDEKEKKKIRGEARDGRSKYSGRLEPELNFRGKSTMARNVKDDLRVYKSTDKSFDRGKVGVKIQGGLERNHINAENATDRGFSRRSEKLTKSGRDFPKKNYDNSMEVERAAFKNFDEFGDIMDKPRVSQMEMEERIQKLAKWLNGADIDMPEWMFSKMMRSAQIRFTDHSILRVIQLLGKLGNWRRVLQVIEWLQMRERFKSHKLRYIYTTALDVLGKARRPVEALNVFHAMLQEMSSYPDLVAYHSIAVTLGQAGHMRELFDVIDTMRSPPKKKFKTGALGKWDPRLEPDIVVFHAVLNACVQRKQWEGAFWVLQQLQQQGLQPAATTYGLVMEVMLACGKYNLVHEFFKKVQKSSIPNALTFRVIVNTLWREGKVGEAVLVVQNMERRGIVGSAALYYDFARCLCSAGRCQEALMQIEKICKVANKPLVVTYTGLIQACLDAGSIKNGAYVFKQMENFCSPNLVTCNTMLKGYLDHGMFEEAKELFLKMLDNGNNISSKSDCKARVKPDSYTFNTLLDACITEKRWDDFEFVYKMMLHHGYHFNAKRHLRMILDACEAGKGELLDITWTHLTEAGRSPPPPLIKERFCTKLEKDDYAAALTCITDPNLSELQTFFSKNAWLKLFKENAEKFQKDTFVRLVHEGSILINRTDRSNPVFQNLMAACGELDRTCLVGVDFKQSETVCTTHTEPAMNSLMNSIHI from the exons atgGTGGGAATGATTATGACAAATGCTCAACTGGGCGTCTCCAATTTTCAAAGAAATGATATTTTCGTTGCGAATTGTAGCTCAAAGCCAGGTCCTTTATCTGGGTTTTCGCTTTTTCGGAGACCCATCTTCTGTGTTGGCTTATATGAGAAGAATGTGAAGAAGAATCGGGGTTTTGGTATTAAAATTCCGAATCGAAGAACAGTTATTAGTGCTGTGTCGAAGGAAGGGTCTGATAACAGGTCGGTTGGTGGTGAAATTCTAGAGAAAGAGTTTGAATTTAAGCCATCATTTGATCAGTACTTGAAGGTTATGGGGACTGTTAGACTTAGAAGTGATAGAGATAAGCAGGACAGCTCAAAAGAGCAGAATCCAAAGCATAATTTGAGGAGTAGAGGTGTTTCCAGGAGTCTGGTGTCTGAGGGTAATGAAGAGCATGTAAAATTGGGGGAGTCTGAAGAGCATTCTAATCAAGAGAAGGCGTCAAAAGCTGCAAAGCAAAATGAGGCACTTGGAAATAGAAACGGAATTATGggaaaaagcaaaaggcaagGAGTTAAAGGATTTAAGGATGAATATGATAGCAGACAGAGCAACAGggatgaaaaggaaaagaagaagataagggGAGAGGCAAGAGATGGAAGGTCAAAATATTCGGGTAGGCTAGAACCAGAGTTGAACTTCAGAGGTAAAAGTACAATGGCACGAAATGTGAAAGATGACCTAAGAGTTTACAAGTCAACAGATAAATCCTTCGACAGAGGGAAAGTTGGTGTTAAAATTCAAGGTGGACTTGAGAGGAACCACATCAATGCTGAGAATGCCACTGATAGAGGTTTTTCTCGTAGAAGTGAGAAGTTAACTAAGAGTGGTAGGgatttccccaaaaaaaattatgacaaTAGCATGGAGGTGGAAAGAGCTGCATTTAAGAATTTTGATGAATTCGGTGATATTATGGACAAGCCACGAGTTTCACAAATGGAAATGGAGGAGAGGATCCAGAAGCTAGCAAAATG GCTGAATGGTGCAGACATTGACATGCCTGAGTGGATGTTTTCAAAGATGATGCGAAGTGCACAAATCAGATTCACAGATCATTCAATATTGAGAGTTATCCAGCTATTGGGAAAACTAGGAAACTGGAGACGGGTGTTACAAGTCATTGAGTGGCTTCAAATGCGTGAGCGTTTCAAATCCCACAAGCTCAG ATACATATACACAACTGCACTTGATGTACTTGGAAAGGCAAGGAGACCTGTGGAGGCACTTAATGTATTTCATGCAATGCTG CAAGAAATGTCCTCATATCCTGACTTGGTAGCTTATCATTCTATTGCCGTAACTCTTGGACAAGCGGGACATATGAGGGAACTTTTTGATGTGATTGATACTATGAGATCTCCTCCCAAGAAGAAGTTCAAAACAGGGGCACTTGGGAAGTGGGACCCTCGGTTGGAACCAGATATTGTTGTCTTCCATGCG GTATTAAATGCTTGTGTCCAGCGCAAACAATGGGAAGGagcattttgggttttgcagCAGTTACAGCAACAAGGCCTACAGCCTGCGGCTACAACATATGGACTTGTCATGGAG GTGATGTTAGCATGTGGCAAGTACAACTTGGTTCACGAATTTTTCAAGAAAGTGCAGAAATCTTCTATACCAAATGCTTTAACTTTCAGAG TTATTGTGAACACTCTTTGGAGAGAAGGTAAAGTAGGTGAAGCTGTATTGGTTGTTCAGAACATGGAAAGACGAGGAATAGTAGGTTCTGCAGCTCTTTATTATGACTTTGCTCGATGTCTTTGTAGTGCTGGACGGTGCCAAGAAGCACTGATGCAG ATTGAGAAGATATGTAAGGTTGCAAATAAGCCTCTAGTAGTGACTTACACTGGTTTAATTCAAGCTTGTTTGGACGCTGGAAGCATTAAAAATGGGGCATatgttttcaaacaaatggagAACTTTTGCTCCCCAAATCTTGTTACTTGCAACACAATGCTGAAAGGTTATTTGGACCATGGGATGTTTGAAGAAGCAAAAGAGCTGTTCCTGAAGATGTTAGATAATGGGAATAATATCAGCAGCAAATCTGACTGTAAGGCTCGGGTGAAACCAGATAGCTACACGTTCAACACTTTGTTAGATGCCTGCATCACAGAAAAGAGGTGGGACGATTTCGAATTTGTTTACAAAATGATGCTACACCATGGGTATCACTTCAATGCTAAACGCCATCTTCGGATGATATTGGATGCTTGCGAAGCTGGAAAG GGTGAGCTACTGGACATAACTTGGACGCACTTGACGGAGGCAGGCCGGAGTCCACCTCCTCCTCTCATCAAGGAAAGGTTTTGCACAAAGCTAGAGAAAGATGACTATGCTGCTGCTCTCACCTGTATTACGGATCCAAATCTCAGTGAGCTGCAGACATTCTTCTCAAAGAATGCATGGTTGAAGTTGTTCAAGGAAAATGCAGAAAAGTTTCAGAAAGACACTTTTGTACGGTTAGTTCATGAGGGTAGCATTCTTATCAACAGAACTGATAGGTCGAACCctgtttttcaaaatcttaTGGCGGCTTGTGGAGAACTTGATAGAACCTGTTTAGTGGGAGTTGATTTTAAACAAAGTGAAACTGTATGTACAACTCATACTGAACCAGCTATGAATTCTTTGATGAATAGTattcatatttaa
- the LOC18779553 gene encoding 60S ribosomal protein L8-3: protein MGRVIRAQRKGAGSVFKSHTHHRKGPARFRSLDFGERNGYLKGVVTEIIHDPGRGAPLARVSFRHPFRYKKQNELFVAAEGIYTGQFIYCGKKANLVVGNVLPLRSIPEGAVVCNVEHHVGDRGTLARASGDYAVVISHNPDNDTSRIKLPSGAKKIVPSGCRAMIGQVAGGGRTEKPMLKAGNAYHKFRVKRNCWPKVRGVAMNPVEHPHGGGNHQHIGHASTVRRDAPPGQKVGLIAARRTGRLRGQAAATASKADKA, encoded by the exons ATGGGAAGAGTCATCAGAGCTCAGCGTAAGGGTGCCGGGTCCGTCTTCAAGTCCCACACTCACCACCGCAAGGGTCCTGCCCGGTTCCGGAGCCTCGACTTCGGCGAGCGCAACGGCTACCTCAAGGGCGTCGTCACTGAGATTATCCACGACCCGGGTCGTGGTGCCCCGCTCGCCCGAGTCAGCTTCCGCCATCCTTTCCGATACAAGAAGCAGAACGAGCTCTTCGTCGCCGCTGAGGGTATCTACACTGGCCAGTTCATCTACTGTGGGAAGAAGGCCAATCTGGTCGTCGGAAATGTTTTGCCTCTCAGATCGATCCCAGAAGGAGCTGTAGTCTGCAACGTCGAGCACCATGTTGGTGACCGTGGAACCCTTGCTAGGGCTTCTGGTGACTACGCTGTTGTTATCAGCCACAACCCTGATAACGATACCTCCAG GATCAAGCTTCCTTCTGGTGCGAAGAAGATTGTGCCAAGTGGCTGCAGGGCAATGATTGGGCAAGTTGCTGGCGGTGGTAGGACTGAAAAGCCAATGCTCAAGGCTGGTAATGCGTACCACAAATTCAGAGTGAAGAGGAACTGCTGGCCAAAGGTTCGTGGTGTGGCTATGAACCCAGTTGAGCATCCTCACGGAGGAGGTAACCACCAGCATATTGGACATGCAAGTACAGTCAGACGTGATGCTCCTCCTGGCCAGAAGGTTGGTCTCATTGCTGCAAGGAGAACAGGAAGACTTAGAGGACAAGCTGCTGCCACTGCCTCCAAGGCTGACAAGGCTTAA